In one Corallococcus silvisoli genomic region, the following are encoded:
- a CDS encoding OprO/OprP family phosphate-selective porin: MLGCVAGAAEVSTEGGLTVRSDDGLFEFKVGGRIHFDLDLVRDDKGASFGSGLTPKNSSPLFRRARITFSGKAFGWEYMFVPDFAQSFSGNLRLQTCTETPCTIPTPGVVFQELYIAKPLLGGRLYIGQFTPFRSIEDNTSSNELTMMERAFTSALGVYRAGVLRLFVMGVGYQTNPTPNTMLGVALFGLRRDDSLANEGFGGALRATWRPIYAERRILHLGTSVSAENPDGPGPTGNVGASLSYVGIRGPQAAMGSTTGGHSARYAAAELAGTWGAFYLQSEGVLASFGQSGQSVDRTSTWLHHATLSWNVFGESKPYDSRRASFKNITPRNAFGALELTFRHEFAQNFDPLTPTSVETVLAHTVGANYYFTPNVRMMANCIFARTRRLDGALDRPSAATFRFQMNW, from the coding sequence TTGCTTGGGTGTGTCGCGGGAGCCGCCGAGGTCTCGACGGAGGGCGGCCTGACGGTCCGCTCCGATGACGGGCTCTTCGAGTTCAAGGTGGGGGGGCGCATCCACTTCGATCTGGATCTCGTGCGCGACGACAAGGGGGCCTCGTTTGGCTCCGGGCTCACTCCGAAGAACAGCTCCCCGTTGTTCCGACGCGCCCGGATCACCTTCTCCGGCAAGGCGTTCGGATGGGAATACATGTTCGTCCCGGACTTCGCCCAGTCGTTCTCTGGAAACCTGCGCCTCCAGACCTGCACGGAGACGCCGTGCACGATCCCCACGCCGGGCGTCGTCTTCCAGGAGCTCTATATCGCGAAGCCCCTGCTGGGCGGCCGGCTCTATATCGGGCAGTTCACGCCTTTTCGCTCCATTGAAGACAACACAAGCTCCAACGAGCTCACGATGATGGAGCGTGCGTTCACGAGCGCGCTCGGGGTGTACCGCGCGGGCGTGCTGCGTCTCTTCGTGATGGGGGTGGGCTACCAGACGAACCCGACGCCCAACACGATGCTTGGCGTCGCCCTCTTCGGGCTGCGCAGGGATGACTCGCTCGCCAACGAGGGCTTTGGCGGTGCGTTGCGAGCCACCTGGCGGCCCATCTACGCCGAGCGGCGCATCCTGCACCTCGGCACGTCGGTCAGCGCGGAGAACCCGGATGGCCCGGGCCCGACAGGCAACGTGGGGGCCTCCCTGTCCTATGTCGGGATCCGCGGGCCCCAGGCGGCCATGGGCAGCACCACGGGGGGCCACTCCGCACGCTATGCCGCGGCGGAGCTCGCGGGGACGTGGGGGGCGTTCTATCTCCAGAGCGAGGGCGTGCTCGCCTCATTCGGGCAGTCCGGGCAGTCCGTGGACCGCACCTCCACCTGGCTGCACCACGCGACGCTGAGCTGGAACGTCTTCGGTGAGTCCAAGCCGTATGATTCGAGGCGCGCGTCCTTCAAGAACATCACGCCTCGAAATGCGTTTGGCGCCCTGGAGCTGACCTTCCGCCACGAGTTCGCTCAGAACTTCGATCCGCTCACGCCGACCTCCGTGGAGACCGTGCTCGCCCATACCGTCGGCGCCAACTACTACTTCACGCCGAACGTGCGGATGATGGCCAACTGCATCTTCGCCAGGACGCGGCGCCTGGACGGGGCACTCGACCGACCGAGCGCCGCGACCTTCCGCTTCCAGATGAACTGGTAG
- the dctA gene encoding C4-dicarboxylate transporter DctA — MSLSEHAAQPKVSRLYLWVLTAIVAGGLLGHFSPGIAVSLKPLGDAFIALVKMLIAPVIFLTVVLGVANVSDIKKVGRVGGKALLYFELISTLALMIGLIVVKAIRPGSGFHVDPGTLDASSVARYTQQAHETSAVAFALHIVPKTFVDAFTGNGDLLQVLLLALLFGFSLSKLGDTAKPVIALCDTLSKVFFTMIGAVMKLAPVGAGASMAFTIGAYGVSSLGPLLKLMGSFYLACGLFVLLVLGLVARVTGFSILRFLRYIRAELFLVLGTSSSESALVPLMQKLETLGCSKSVVGLVVPSGYSFNLDGTNIYLTMAALFVAQALDVELTTTQELSLLAVAMLTSKGASGVTGAGFITLAATLAVVPSVPVAGLALILGIDRFMSEARAITNVIGNGVASIVIARWENELDHDKLHAELNGAPRRPAEGAGIITDTGHAG, encoded by the coding sequence ATGTCCCTCTCCGAACACGCGGCGCAACCGAAGGTCTCCCGTCTCTACCTCTGGGTCCTGACCGCGATCGTCGCGGGAGGGCTGCTGGGCCACTTCTCACCGGGGATCGCGGTGAGCCTCAAGCCCCTGGGTGATGCCTTCATCGCCCTGGTGAAGATGTTGATCGCGCCGGTCATCTTCCTCACGGTGGTGCTCGGCGTCGCCAACGTCTCGGACATCAAGAAGGTGGGGCGGGTCGGCGGCAAGGCGCTGCTGTACTTCGAGCTCATCTCCACGCTCGCGCTGATGATCGGGCTCATCGTCGTCAAGGCGATCCGCCCCGGCTCGGGCTTCCACGTCGACCCTGGGACGCTCGACGCCAGTAGCGTGGCGCGTTACACGCAGCAGGCGCACGAGACCTCCGCCGTCGCGTTCGCCTTGCACATCGTGCCGAAGACCTTCGTGGATGCCTTCACCGGGAATGGAGACCTGCTCCAGGTGCTATTGCTGGCATTGCTGTTCGGCTTCTCGCTCTCGAAGCTGGGGGACACCGCCAAGCCGGTCATCGCGCTGTGCGACACGCTGTCCAAGGTGTTCTTCACCATGATTGGCGCGGTGATGAAGCTCGCCCCCGTGGGCGCGGGCGCCTCCATGGCCTTCACCATCGGCGCCTACGGCGTGAGCAGCCTGGGCCCCCTGCTGAAGCTCATGGGCAGCTTCTATCTGGCGTGCGGGTTGTTCGTGCTGCTGGTCCTGGGGCTCGTCGCCCGGGTGACGGGCTTCTCCATCCTGCGCTTCCTGCGCTACATCCGCGCCGAGCTGTTCCTTGTGCTGGGCACCTCCTCGTCGGAGTCCGCCCTGGTCCCGCTGATGCAGAAGCTCGAGACGCTCGGCTGCTCAAAGTCTGTCGTGGGGCTGGTCGTCCCCAGCGGCTACTCGTTCAATCTGGATGGCACCAACATCTACCTGACGATGGCGGCCCTCTTCGTGGCCCAGGCGCTCGACGTCGAGCTCACGACCACCCAGGAGCTCTCGCTGCTGGCGGTCGCCATGTTGACCTCGAAGGGAGCCTCCGGCGTGACGGGGGCGGGCTTCATCACCCTGGCCGCCACGCTCGCTGTCGTTCCCTCGGTCCCCGTGGCCGGCCTGGCGCTGATCCTGGGAATCGACCGGTTCATGAGCGAGGCGCGGGCCATCACCAACGTCATCGGCAATGGCGTCGCCAGCATCGTCATCGCGCGGTGGGAGAATGAGCTGGATCACGACAAGCTCCACGCGGAGCTGAACGGCGCACCGCGGCGCCCCGCGGAGGGCGCGGGCATCATCACGGACACGGGCCACGCCGGCTGA
- a CDS encoding LuxR C-terminal-related transcriptional regulator has product MRVLIADDHPLFRAAVGQALKELLGDDRPLEASSFRTLEDTLMQNVDVELVLLDLHMPGARGFSSLVSLRGEWSDIPVIIISSNDHPRTIRRAQQFGASGFIPKAAPVQHMMDAIRAVMAGGTWFPPLTADKSADDARLATRLAQLTPQQVRVLMCLADGLLNKQIAAELGLAENTVKVHVTAILRKLECDSRTQAALIVKSLQPDAPVEPEGMGDLPE; this is encoded by the coding sequence ATGAGAGTCCTGATTGCCGACGACCACCCGCTGTTCCGCGCCGCCGTGGGACAGGCGCTGAAAGAGCTGCTTGGCGACGACCGTCCCCTGGAAGCCTCGAGCTTTCGCACGCTCGAGGACACGCTCATGCAGAACGTGGACGTCGAGCTGGTCTTGCTGGACCTGCACATGCCGGGCGCGCGCGGATTCTCATCGCTGGTTTCACTGCGTGGCGAGTGGTCCGACATCCCCGTCATCATCATCTCCTCGAACGATCATCCGCGGACGATCCGCCGGGCTCAGCAGTTCGGAGCCTCGGGCTTCATTCCCAAGGCAGCTCCGGTGCAGCACATGATGGACGCCATCCGGGCGGTGATGGCGGGAGGCACCTGGTTCCCGCCCCTGACCGCCGACAAGAGCGCGGACGATGCGCGCCTGGCCACCCGGCTCGCCCAGCTCACACCGCAGCAGGTCCGCGTGCTGATGTGTCTCGCGGATGGACTGCTCAACAAGCAGATCGCAGCCGAGCTGGGGCTCGCCGAGAACACCGTCAAGGTGCATGTGACCGCGATCCTCCGCAAGCTCGAGTGCGACAGCCGCACCCAGGCGGCCCTCATCGTCAAGTCCCTGCAACCCGACGCTCCGGTGGAGCCAGAGGGGATGGGGGACCTTCCCGAGTGA
- a CDS encoding class I SAM-dependent methyltransferase: protein MTTRHSEVSAKERPIAFDWTAERGAKWQAQLDGMEAMLAPVDEPLIQALRLDAPRRIADVGCGGGRTTLELLRRAPAGSVVHGFDISQPLIETARARAQREELPAHFTRADVATTPLSGAAYERLTSRFGVMFFDDPPAAFHNLASWLAPGGRFAFAVWGRPADNPWVTTVREAVAEVVELPAPDPDAPGPFRYGQADKLRLLLGRAGFDEVEVSEWRGGLAIGGGLAAAEAAAFALAAFSVAERLSETDEAGRGAAMRSLTTRFARHENQGVVRLDACVHIVTGTRPG, encoded by the coding sequence ATGACGACAAGACATTCAGAGGTTTCCGCGAAGGAGCGCCCGATTGCTTTCGATTGGACGGCCGAGCGGGGCGCCAAGTGGCAAGCCCAACTCGACGGAATGGAGGCGATGCTCGCGCCCGTCGACGAGCCGCTGATTCAGGCGCTGCGTCTCGACGCGCCGCGAAGGATCGCCGACGTCGGATGCGGTGGCGGCAGAACGACGCTGGAGCTCCTGCGCCGGGCTCCAGCCGGGAGTGTCGTCCACGGCTTCGACATCTCGCAGCCTTTGATTGAGACGGCTCGCGCCCGCGCCCAGCGCGAAGAGCTTCCCGCCCACTTCACGCGGGCGGACGTGGCGACGACGCCCCTGTCTGGCGCGGCGTATGAGCGGTTGACGTCACGCTTCGGTGTCATGTTCTTCGACGACCCGCCTGCCGCATTCCACAATCTCGCCAGTTGGCTCGCACCGGGCGGGCGCTTCGCGTTCGCTGTCTGGGGGCGACCGGCCGACAACCCATGGGTGACGACCGTGCGCGAGGCGGTCGCCGAAGTCGTTGAACTCCCGGCGCCCGACCCCGACGCTCCAGGCCCGTTTCGGTACGGCCAGGCCGACAAGCTGCGGCTGTTGCTCGGTCGGGCGGGCTTCGACGAGGTGGAGGTGAGCGAATGGCGCGGAGGGCTGGCCATCGGGGGTGGTCTCGCCGCGGCTGAGGCGGCGGCCTTCGCGCTCGCGGCCTTCTCCGTCGCGGAGCGGCTCTCCGAAACGGATGAGGCAGGCCGAGGGGCAGCAATGCGGTCCCTGACCACTCGCTTCGCTCGCCACGAGAATCAGGGCGTCGTGCGGCTGGATGCCTGTGTTCACATCGTCACGGGGACGCGCCCTGGGTGA
- a CDS encoding ABC transporter ATP-binding protein, giving the protein MSADIPAARVEERSLKGLGALLWLQGSLVAGAALSSTLAAALALVPFFVVARMATAIYATPPDLDSVRSLALVAAGALALRYVLVAAANMLAHVAAFRILHELRLRLAKKLGAVPLSFFSRRGAGELKKTLMDDVNQIEAFVAHHFPDVVAAIIVPLATAVALLSVDWRMALASLVMAPLAVVAMAVAMRDVGKAHQQWNEIQSRMSSALLEYLRGIHVIKTFGLSAQRFGDLSRSIEEGLAWMEGFMRTNGRGYGAFGALIGSSLVVLVPLGGWLYTRGTLSLESLVLFLVLGPQLLMSMMRLLFAWGNVDRIQAGNARIQAILTAPDLETPASVERPAHHGIAFRGVGFRYDDGGPEVLHDVTFEAPAGKVTALVGPSGAGKTTLVRLVPRLWETTNGAVELGGVDVRTLPLDGLLSHIAMVFQEVFLFHGTVRDNLRLARPDATDAQIDAACRAARAYDFIQALPKKYDTLLGERGARLSGGEKQRLSIARALLKDAPVLLLDEATAFADPENEARIQEALSVLCAGRTVLVVAHRLSTIATADHIVVLEGGRVNAQGAHDELLARCALYQRLWRSHTESLDWSLGEPGTAAFAKEVV; this is encoded by the coding sequence ATGAGCGCCGACATCCCCGCCGCGCGGGTCGAGGAGCGCTCGCTCAAGGGCCTCGGGGCACTCCTCTGGTTACAAGGGTCGCTCGTCGCTGGAGCCGCGCTCTCGTCGACGTTGGCCGCCGCCCTCGCGCTGGTGCCGTTCTTTGTCGTCGCGCGCATGGCCACCGCCATCTACGCGACGCCACCGGACCTCGACTCCGTCCGGTCGCTCGCCCTCGTCGCCGCGGGGGCGCTCGCGTTGCGCTACGTCCTCGTCGCCGCCGCGAACATGCTGGCGCACGTCGCCGCGTTCCGCATCCTTCATGAGCTGCGCCTGCGGCTCGCGAAGAAGCTGGGCGCCGTTCCGCTCTCGTTCTTCAGCCGTCGTGGCGCCGGGGAGTTGAAGAAGACGCTGATGGACGACGTGAACCAGATCGAAGCGTTCGTCGCGCATCACTTCCCGGATGTGGTCGCCGCGATCATCGTCCCGCTCGCGACGGCCGTCGCCCTCCTGTCGGTCGACTGGCGCATGGCCCTCGCCAGCCTCGTGATGGCACCGCTCGCGGTCGTGGCGATGGCCGTCGCCATGCGCGACGTCGGCAAGGCGCATCAGCAGTGGAATGAGATCCAGAGCCGGATGAGCAGCGCGCTGCTCGAGTACCTGCGAGGCATTCACGTCATCAAGACCTTCGGCCTGTCCGCGCAGCGCTTCGGCGACCTCTCACGGTCCATCGAAGAGGGGCTCGCCTGGATGGAGGGGTTCATGCGCACCAACGGCCGTGGCTACGGCGCGTTCGGCGCGCTCATCGGCTCCAGCCTCGTCGTCCTCGTGCCCCTGGGCGGCTGGCTCTATACGCGCGGCACGCTCTCGCTCGAGTCGCTGGTGCTCTTCCTCGTGCTCGGGCCCCAGCTCCTCATGTCGATGATGCGACTGCTGTTCGCTTGGGGCAACGTCGACCGCATCCAGGCGGGCAACGCTCGCATTCAGGCCATCCTCACCGCGCCGGACCTGGAGACTCCCGCGAGCGTCGAGCGCCCCGCGCACCACGGCATCGCGTTCCGTGGCGTCGGTTTCCGGTACGACGACGGGGGACCGGAGGTGCTCCACGACGTCACCTTCGAAGCGCCCGCGGGCAAGGTCACGGCGCTGGTCGGCCCCTCCGGCGCGGGCAAGACAACGCTCGTGCGGCTCGTGCCCCGGTTGTGGGAGACGACGAACGGCGCGGTCGAGCTCGGCGGCGTCGACGTGCGGACGCTGCCGCTCGACGGACTGCTCTCGCACATCGCGATGGTGTTCCAGGAGGTGTTCCTCTTTCACGGCACCGTTCGCGACAACCTTCGCCTGGCTCGGCCGGACGCCACCGATGCGCAAATCGATGCCGCGTGTCGCGCCGCGAGGGCGTACGACTTCATCCAGGCGCTCCCCAAGAAGTACGACACGCTGCTCGGTGAGCGCGGCGCGCGCCTCTCCGGGGGCGAGAAGCAGCGCCTGTCGATCGCGCGAGCGCTCCTCAAGGACGCGCCGGTCCTGCTGCTCGACGAGGCGACGGCGTTCGCCGATCCCGAGAACGAAGCGCGCATCCAGGAAGCACTCTCCGTTCTGTGCGCGGGGAGGACAGTGCTGGTCGTCGCGCACCGGCTGTCGACCATCGCCACGGCCGACCACATCGTCGTCCTCGAGGGCGGTCGCGTGAACGCACAGGGCGCCCACGACGAACTGCTTGCGCGCTGCGCGTTGTACCAACGCCTCTGGCGCAGCCACACCGAATCGCTCGACTGGTCGCTGGGCGAGCCAGGCACAGCTGCTTTCGCGAAGGAGGTGGTGTGA
- a CDS encoding hybrid sensor histidine kinase/response regulator encodes MSGFKMSAGRLGVLLVALGGLAAASASAVHFSARRGLRLDAQQAHEQLVLCADALQGVIDRYRMLPSVLALDSELREALSGPLDARRQALLNRKLEEVNGATHSSTLTLLDRQGVAVAASNWRTAGSNLGRDYAFRPYYRQAVETGRGRFYGVGVTTTEPGYYLSQVVRDDAGALLGVVVIKVNLSPLEGEWSRSRDIVLVSDRDGIVFLANRPQWRYRALSPMSAEARAALRDNRTYEGLELTPLPWHETEGLGPDGLLASVRPAASDRERTFLWQSMPLERDAWTLHLLRDGEPDPVATVLAGVAAGGAWLAAVFLALFIRGRRRLARLRERSRREFEQFVEQHALALRTTQDGRVQLALDIAAGRNDSLEHLPQGVSVVDADLRLVAWNRRYVELFQFPQELMRVGRPIADMFRYNARRGWLGPGDVDEAIQRRLDHLRMGTSHMHEREGPDGMVLEIRGNPLPNGGFVTSYADITSYQKAARELRTLAGALERRVEQRTRDLHAATAEAQRANRSRSRFVAAAVHDLLQPLNAARMFASAQREALRRPPTPEEGRRSELALLDNIEEALLAQDAILNGLLDISHLESGTFEVKRRDVALGPLLEALARELGVLAQARGLELVTVPSHVVVHTDENLLRRIVRNFLSNAIRYTPRGRILLCCRREGADVRIEVRDHGPGIPEALHEVIFEEFRRLDVADAFQERGTGLGLAIVERISRLLGHRLGLRSQLGRGSVFSVTVPRGDPSRVMAPEAPDDEGHGSLLQGCHIWCLDDDPRVRDATRTLLGSWECRAVVVASEDEAVQLASASDVPGLLLLDYQLGERTGPECLPALFERWGRPVPVIVVSAERDPALRERIRASGWGFLTKPIRPAALRALVTQLITREGPPSPLAPPERRVAGT; translated from the coding sequence ATGTCCGGCTTCAAGATGAGCGCAGGGCGGCTCGGGGTCCTCCTCGTCGCGCTCGGAGGGCTGGCGGCGGCGTCGGCTTCGGCGGTCCACTTCAGCGCCCGGCGTGGGCTTCGCCTGGATGCGCAGCAGGCCCATGAGCAATTGGTGCTCTGCGCGGATGCGCTGCAGGGCGTCATCGACCGCTACCGGATGCTGCCCTCCGTGCTCGCGCTGGACTCCGAGCTTCGCGAAGCGCTGTCGGGGCCGCTGGACGCGCGCCGGCAGGCCCTGCTCAACCGGAAGCTGGAGGAAGTGAACGGGGCGACCCATTCCTCCACGCTCACGCTCCTGGACCGACAGGGCGTCGCCGTCGCCGCGAGCAACTGGCGCACCGCGGGCAGCAACCTCGGGCGCGACTACGCGTTCCGGCCGTACTACCGCCAGGCCGTGGAGACCGGCAGGGGGCGGTTCTATGGCGTCGGAGTCACGACGACCGAGCCCGGCTACTACCTCTCCCAGGTCGTTCGCGATGACGCAGGGGCGTTGCTGGGCGTGGTGGTCATCAAGGTGAACCTGAGCCCCCTGGAGGGCGAGTGGTCGCGCAGCCGCGACATCGTCCTGGTCTCCGACCGCGATGGCATCGTGTTCCTGGCGAACCGACCGCAGTGGCGCTACCGGGCCTTGTCGCCCATGTCCGCCGAGGCCCGCGCCGCGCTGCGGGACAACCGCACCTACGAAGGGCTCGAGCTGACCCCCCTCCCGTGGCACGAGACGGAGGGGTTGGGGCCGGACGGCCTTCTCGCCTCCGTGCGCCCCGCTGCCTCCGACCGCGAGAGGACGTTCCTGTGGCAGTCGATGCCATTGGAGCGCGACGCATGGACGCTGCACCTGCTTCGCGATGGAGAGCCGGACCCGGTCGCCACGGTCCTCGCCGGGGTGGCGGCGGGCGGCGCGTGGCTGGCGGCCGTCTTTCTTGCCCTGTTCATACGAGGGCGGAGGCGGCTCGCGCGGCTGCGAGAGCGCAGTCGCCGCGAGTTCGAGCAGTTCGTGGAGCAACACGCGCTGGCCCTGCGAACGACGCAGGACGGGCGTGTGCAGCTCGCGCTGGACATCGCCGCGGGGCGCAATGACAGCCTTGAGCATCTCCCCCAAGGCGTGAGCGTCGTCGACGCGGACCTTCGGCTGGTGGCGTGGAACCGCCGCTACGTGGAGCTGTTCCAGTTTCCCCAGGAGCTGATGCGGGTCGGGCGACCCATCGCGGACATGTTCCGCTACAACGCCCGACGTGGGTGGCTGGGACCGGGCGACGTCGACGAGGCAATCCAGCGCCGGCTGGACCACCTCCGCATGGGGACCTCGCACATGCACGAGCGCGAAGGTCCGGATGGAATGGTGCTGGAGATACGAGGGAATCCCCTTCCGAATGGGGGCTTCGTCACCAGCTACGCGGACATCACGAGCTACCAGAAGGCGGCGCGGGAGCTGCGGACCCTCGCGGGTGCGCTCGAGCGGCGGGTGGAGCAACGGACGCGGGACCTGCACGCGGCGACCGCCGAGGCGCAGCGCGCCAACCGCTCCCGAAGCCGGTTCGTCGCGGCGGCGGTGCACGACCTGCTCCAGCCCCTCAATGCCGCACGGATGTTCGCATCGGCGCAGCGGGAAGCGCTCCGGCGCCCTCCGACGCCAGAGGAGGGGCGGCGCAGCGAGCTCGCCTTGCTCGACAACATCGAAGAGGCGCTGTTGGCCCAGGATGCGATCCTCAACGGGCTGTTGGACATCTCGCATCTCGAGTCCGGCACGTTCGAGGTGAAGCGGCGCGACGTCGCGCTCGGGCCGCTGCTCGAGGCGCTCGCGCGGGAGCTGGGCGTTCTCGCGCAGGCGCGCGGGCTGGAGCTGGTGACCGTCCCGTCCCACGTGGTCGTGCACACGGACGAGAACCTGCTCCGGCGCATCGTGCGGAACTTCCTGTCGAATGCGATCCGCTACACGCCGCGCGGACGCATCCTCCTGTGCTGCCGTCGCGAGGGCGCCGACGTCCGCATCGAAGTGAGGGACCACGGCCCCGGCATCCCCGAAGCGCTTCACGAGGTCATCTTCGAGGAGTTCCGGCGGCTCGACGTGGCGGATGCATTCCAGGAGCGGGGGACGGGGCTCGGCCTCGCGATCGTCGAACGGATCTCCCGGCTGTTGGGACACCGGCTGGGCCTCCGTTCCCAGCTTGGGCGGGGCAGCGTCTTCTCTGTCACGGTGCCGCGAGGAGACCCTTCGCGCGTCATGGCCCCCGAGGCGCCGGACGATGAAGGACATGGCTCCCTGCTCCAGGGCTGCCACATCTGGTGCCTGGATGACGACCCCCGGGTTCGCGACGCCACACGAACGCTGCTGGGCTCGTGGGAGTGCAGGGCCGTCGTGGTCGCCAGCGAGGACGAGGCCGTCCAACTCGCGAGCGCCAGCGACGTGCCAGGGCTGCTGTTGCTCGACTACCAACTCGGCGAGCGCACCGGTCCGGAGTGCCTGCCGGCGCTGTTCGAGCGCTGGGGCCGTCCGGTGCCGGTCATCGTCGTGTCGGCGGAACGCGACCCGGCGCTGCGCGAGCGCATCCGTGCGTCGGGCTGGGGCTTCCTGACGAAGCCCATCCGTCCAGCGGCCCTGCGCGCCCTCGTCACGCAGCTCATCACTCGGGAAGGTCCCCCATCCCCTCTGGCTCCACCGGAGCGTCGGGTTGCAGGGACTTGA
- a CDS encoding ABC transporter ATP-binding protein: protein MLGERLAGRKDARLRRGLLFAFAEALTIAAPYALVLFFIRQALEHRLSMRLTWWITCGIALSVLLRLAFSGGAMSNIFIAAHALMGQARIRAADHLRRLPMGFFTHRRSGELAGVLTTDVALVEDVWSHTLGIFASSFALPMLVGLGLCFLDWRLGLIVLAALPMALLVLAATTPVFVREFEAVLEATADVSARVVEYVQGIAVLRAFGRHGEVYQRFVSAMERLRDALIRADVLPSPLLAVFGFVVEVSFVAVAYTGSALALRGSIQPGVLLVFLVVTVGVVRQVADLGVALLMLRASQRALGHVDRLLAEKPLAESSARAASLRTFDVEVDSVSFAYEDTAVLDGVSVSFPERSLTALVGASGSGKSTLVHLVARLWDIPSQGAIRIGGVDIRDIPFEELHQHIAMVFQDVVLFSGSILQNLLVGRSDASREEVERAARAARAHDFITALPNGYDTLLGEGGGTLSGGERQRLSIARAILKDAPIVLLDEATASVDASAEAEIQRAIDELVKKKTVVVIAHRLRTVRRAHRIVVLDKGRVAESGTHEELLAKRGVYAALWQEQERAKGWRLAASATPHADKG from the coding sequence ATGCTCGGTGAGCGGCTCGCCGGCCGCAAGGACGCACGTCTCCGGCGTGGCCTGCTCTTCGCCTTCGCCGAAGCGCTCACGATCGCCGCGCCCTACGCCCTGGTCCTCTTCTTCATTCGCCAAGCGCTCGAGCACCGGCTGTCGATGCGCCTGACGTGGTGGATCACCTGTGGCATCGCGCTCTCGGTCCTGCTGCGCCTCGCGTTCTCGGGCGGGGCGATGTCCAACATCTTCATCGCCGCGCACGCGCTGATGGGGCAGGCACGCATCCGCGCAGCCGATCACCTGCGACGCTTGCCCATGGGGTTCTTCACGCACCGAAGGAGCGGTGAACTGGCAGGCGTGCTCACCACCGACGTCGCGCTTGTCGAGGACGTGTGGTCGCACACCCTCGGCATCTTCGCGTCAAGCTTCGCGCTGCCGATGCTGGTCGGCCTCGGCCTCTGCTTTCTCGATTGGCGGCTGGGGCTCATCGTCCTCGCGGCGCTCCCGATGGCGCTCCTCGTGCTGGCCGCGACCACGCCCGTCTTCGTGCGCGAGTTCGAGGCCGTGCTCGAGGCCACGGCGGACGTGAGCGCTCGGGTCGTCGAGTACGTGCAGGGCATCGCCGTGCTTCGCGCGTTCGGCCGGCACGGCGAGGTCTACCAGCGCTTCGTGAGCGCCATGGAGCGCCTGCGGGACGCCCTCATCCGCGCCGACGTCCTGCCCTCTCCGCTGCTCGCGGTGTTCGGCTTCGTCGTCGAGGTGAGCTTCGTCGCGGTGGCATACACCGGAAGCGCGCTGGCGCTGCGCGGTTCGATCCAGCCTGGGGTGCTGCTCGTCTTCCTCGTCGTGACGGTGGGCGTCGTGCGCCAGGTCGCGGACCTCGGGGTGGCGCTGCTCATGCTTCGCGCGTCCCAGCGCGCGCTCGGCCATGTCGACCGGCTGCTCGCGGAGAAGCCGCTCGCGGAGTCGTCCGCGAGAGCGGCGTCGCTCCGGACGTTCGACGTGGAAGTCGACTCCGTGTCGTTCGCCTATGAAGACACGGCCGTGCTCGACGGAGTCTCCGTGTCCTTCCCCGAGCGCTCGCTCACCGCGCTCGTCGGTGCCTCGGGCTCCGGCAAGTCGACGCTGGTCCACCTCGTGGCGCGCCTGTGGGACATCCCGAGCCAGGGTGCCATCCGGATCGGTGGCGTCGACATCCGCGACATCCCGTTCGAGGAGCTGCACCAGCACATCGCGATGGTGTTCCAGGACGTCGTCCTCTTCTCCGGGAGCATCCTCCAGAACCTGCTCGTCGGGCGGTCCGACGCCTCGCGCGAGGAGGTGGAACGCGCGGCGAGGGCCGCGCGCGCCCACGACTTCATCACCGCCTTGCCGAACGGCTATGACACCCTCCTCGGAGAAGGAGGAGGGACCCTCTCAGGCGGCGAGCGCCAGCGGCTCTCCATCGCGCGCGCCATCCTCAAGGACGCGCCCATCGTGCTCCTCGATGAGGCGACCGCCTCGGTCGATGCGTCGGCGGAGGCTGAAATCCAGCGCGCGATCGACGAGCTGGTCAAGAAGAAGACTGTCGTCGTGATCGCGCATCGCCTGCGAACCGTGCGGCGGGCGCACCGCATCGTCGTGCTCGACAAGGGGCGCGTCGCGGAGTCAGGCACCCACGAAGAGCTGCTCGCGAAGCGCGGCGTCTACGCAGCGCTCTGGCAGGAGCAGGAGCGCGCGAAGGGATGGCGGCTCGCGGCGAGCGCGACGCCGCACGCAGACAAGGGGTGA